TGATGCTAAAAGGATTAATATAGCTGGCAGACAACGGATGTTAAGCCAAAACATTACGAAGACTGTATTAAAAATTTATATCGAAAAAGATAATCTAAATTCTAATGATTTTGATCAGCTAAAACAGCTTAGGGACTTATTTTCTGAATCTCATAATGCGGTTCGCTATGGCAATGAAGAGTTACAAATAAAAGCGAATTCTAGTGAATTAGCCGCAACTCTTTTTGGGGAAATAGAATCTCATTTTCTTTTTATTCTAGAAACTACGGACAATCTAATCGTACAAAAAAAAGTTACCGAGTCACAAGTAAAGAGTCTATTTATTCATGAGTCAGAATTTTTAAAACGTATGGATGAAATAGTTACTGTATTCAGTGAAGAAAGTGTGAGTCGAATATCACGTCTTCAATTACTGGAGTCAATTCTTGCATTTTTTGCAGTAATGGTTATTCTTGTAGAGATTGGAATTTTATATCGTCCGCTTATTAAAAAGTTGGCAATGGATAATCTAGAGTTATCGATACAAAAAAAACGTGTTGAAGATTTCTCTTTTTTATTATCTCACAAAGTACGAAAACATATCGCAAATTTATTAGGACTTATGAATACCATAAATCCAAACAATCTATTAGAAATTAAAGAATATTTTCAGTATGTAAGACAGTCAGTTATGGAGTTAGATTCAGCTAGTCATGAATTTTCTGGATTATCTTCTAAAGCGGAATCTGTGGTTCCTCTCCAAACAGTAGATTCGACTCAAAAGTATGAAACTTTCGAGAAGTTACGGACTATTATGCTTTTAGATGATGATAAAATTACAAATATTTTAACTAAAAAAATATTATTAAAGTATAATCCAGAAGTAAAAGTGGAAGTTTTTACTGAACCATTAAAATCCATTGAATATTTAGAAAGAATGAAAGCGGATAATTTGAAGTATCCTGTCATATTCCTTGATATAAATATGCCAGTTATGAATGGTTGGCAATTTTTAGAACAAATGCAAATTTTGAATTTGAATCCGACAGTATATATTTTAACATCTTCCATAGACCAAAGTGATATATCTAAAGCACGAACCTTCAAAAATGTAAAAGCGTTTTTAACAAAACCACTTACATATGATAAAATGCCGACCTTTGTATGAAGTTTGTATATATATTTTTATTTTTTATTGGGTTACAGTCCTTATTCTCTTCTGAAGAAATTCTTATAAAAAGTTTTTCTACGTCTGTTGAAAAACAAAGTGGAGATGTTAAACGTAATTTGGCTCTCGCAGTGGAAAAATTAAATGGAGTTATTTTAGAGCCCAATAGTGTTTTTTCTTTCAGCGAAGTAGTAGGTGAAGCCTCCGTTCAAAATGGATTTGTATCAGGAAGAGTGTATTATTGGAATGAAGCTATTTATGAACCCGGGGGTGGGTTGTGCCAAGTTTCATCCACATTGTTCAATTTACTTTTGCTTTCAGGTTTTACAATCAAAGAAAGACATAAACATAGTCAACCAGTAACGTACGTACCAATGGGGTTAGATGCTACTATTTATTATGGGAAAAAAAATCTAAGAATGTTTAATCCTCATTCACAAAAGTTTAGGTTAAAGGCTGAATTAACAGATAATACTTTGAATTTTTCTCTGTATGGAGATTCTCCCATGATTGATAGGTTTGAATTAGATATCGAAGAAGAAGAACATGAACTCCCCATCTTAAAAAAAGAAAAATCCTACAGAAATGCATTTTCCATCTTTGTTTATAGAAAAAAATACAGAGGGGAAAATTTGCTTGAAACTTCTTTATTGTATAAGGACTTTATACCTGCGGTATACTTTAAATAACTTCTTTACTAAATGAAAATACGAAATTCTAATTAATGAAGGATAAATCAAACAATGCAAGACTACGATGATTTAAAACTAGTTTCGACTGAAATTGGTGATACGAATTTAATCCAGATGACCGGTAATATTGATTTATACACTACACCTGAATTAAAAGCTGAGTTTGATGCATTAAATAAGGCAGGAAGAAATAAAATTTTATTGGATTTGTTAAATGTTCGCTTCATTGATTCTTCTGGACTTGGAATTCTAGTAACACAGGCACTTTTTTTGCAGAAAAAAAATCGCGTATTAAAATTTATAAATGTAAATTCAACGATTAATCATGTGTTTGCGCTTGGCGGATTCACTCGTTCTTTCAAACGATTTCCAGATAAAGAGTCTGCATTGTCAGGTAAATGGGAATTCGAATCTTAGTTATTTTATTTTTTCTTATTTTTGCTGAATGCATTTTTGCTGAAGAAAATGCATTAGAGGAATGGAAAAAGTTTGCAAAGTCAAAAACTGCCGCAGATGTAGTCGAATTCATTCGATGTAATGCAACTGCCGAAATGAACTATAAATCCTGTGATTCTATTTTACCTGAAACTCCACCTTTTTTCGGGCAACTTGGAATTTTTATTACTATAGTGAACAAAGGCAAAGTGAGAGGATGTTTTGGGGCATTTCGTCATAAAAATACTCAAATTTCAAAAGTAATTCAAGAATACATTCGTGGAGCACTACGGAATGATCCTCGTTATCCGCCACTCGAACTGGAAGAAATAAAAACAGCATATTTTATCCTTACAATTGCGGACTCTCCAGTACCTGTGGTTGAAATTGATTCGATTGCACTTGGAAAATATGGAATTTTCCTTGGACAAGAAAATGGTCAAGGGGTGGTATATGTTCCCGGAGAAATAAAGTCTCATTCAGTTCTCAAAAGAATTATTAAAAAAGAAAAAGTACAAGATGTAAGTGTTTTTAAAGCAATTTTAATTAGGTAAGAGGTTTGTATGTATAAAAGTAAAAATGTCAAAGATAATTACGGATGGATCAATAGATTAACTCAATATATCGAGCAAATTCATTTAGGAAATAAAATTCATTATTTTAATTCTAATAAATTATTCGATATAAATAAAAAGTATTTAAAATATATTTATTCTATCATTCTACTTCAGATTTTTCTGGCAAATTCCATTATTCCGCAAGAAAAGAAATCTGTGGAAGAAAGTTTTGCTTCTAAAAATACATATGAAGGTTTTGTCTTAGAGGCAAAAACTAAACGTGGAATTGAAAATGCAACAGTTGAAATAAAAAACCAAAATCTTGGAGTTGGATATTACTCTGTTCAAACCGACAAAAAAGGTTTTTTTCAAATTAAAGATTTTATTCCTGAAATTAATTATAAACTTTCCGTTCAGGCGAGCGGATACGTAAACTTTACCTCCGATGGACCTATATCTAATTCAAAGGATAAGGCTAAATATTTTCTGCAAAAAGAGGGTGTTTTAAATGGAGTTGTAAAAGATTCTCGAGGGAAAAATTTAGAAGCTGTAGAAGTAAAAATTAAATCTGATAATTATTCCTCAATTAATAAAACGATAACTACCACTACTAATTCTAAAGGATACTATAAATTTGAGAAATTGCCAGAAGGACCTTACTCAGTTAGTTTTGAAAAGTCTGGACGAATTTCTGAAACGGCAAGAATTAAAAAAATCAAATCTGGGGAAAAGTTTCATTTGCCAATGCGACTATTTAAAACCGCTTCCCTTTCTGGTTCAGTTATGATTGATGAATTAAATGTACCTGCTATAGGAATTAACGCTATATTATCCTCTCAAAGAGTCACTCACAGTGCAGTGAGTTTTTCCAATGGAGAGTTTAGAATCGAAGATATTAAACCCGGTAAATATACATTAAAAATATCTCATAGGGGATTTCATGAAATCACGAAAGAGGATATTATTATTACCGAAGGTAGGGAGTTAGGAAAGGAAAATTTTATCGTAAAACCAAAACAACCTGGAATTACAGTCAGTACAAATAAATACGTATTCTCACCCGCCGACAAAATTCAGTTTGATTTAAGGACATTTCGAATTGAAAAAGTTAATATAAAAGTTTATCAAATTCCGGAAAACTTGCAAGCTGAAATGTTGCTTGTCCAAGATAGTTCTAAGGTCGATGTAAAAGAGAAAAAATTTAAACTTGTAACGGAATGGGAAGAAACAATGCGTAATTTTCAATTATACGATTGGAATTATATGCAACTTGATTTAAAAGAAAAACTTTCTACAGCAACTTATATGATTGAAGTTACTGGAGAGGATAATAAATATAATTCGAAAAAGTTTTTTACAGTTACTTCTACAGGAATTGTTGTAAAGAGATCGATTGATTCTGTATTTGTTTATGCATCGGATTTAATAACGAATCTTCCGATAGCTGGTGCAAAGTTTTATTTTTATGAAGATGTTCCTGTCGTTACAAAGGATATAAAAAAAGGAACATCGGAAACTGAATCTGCGGAAGAAGAAGATTATTCCAATGAAAATTATTCAGATAAACCGGCAAAAATTTCGAATTATAATTACAAATTACTCCAAGAATCAAACGCAGATGAATTTGGGGTTTTTCACCTCAAAACGAATAATCCAAATAATATTCTTGTGGTAGCTGTCGGGAAAGATGGGAGTAATGCATTTTCGGAAACAGGAAAACCAAATTTTTACGCCAGTGAAAAAAATAAATTTTTTATCTATACTGAGCGACCAGTGTATCGTGCGGGAGATACTGTATTCTTTAAAATTATTGGTAAAAAAAGTGAAGGTAAATTTTTACCGGATACAAAGGTAAAAATAAAATACGAAATTTTAAATCCGGAAGGAGAAAGTCTTGAAACCAAAGAGGCTGAGTTAGATGAATGGGGAACTTATAGTGGAGAGTTTAATTCTAAAAACCAAGATGCTCTTGGTGAATATGGAATTTCTGTTACGAAGGGAGAATCGGAAGTAGGCGTTAGTGGTTCTGCACATTTTTATATTGAACAATATCGTAAACCGGAATATAAAATTGAAATTACTCCATCAGAAAATGCATACGTAAATGGCGAAACAGCTGAGTTTAAAGTTGAGGCAAAGTATTTTTTTGGTGCTCCTCTTGCAAATGCAAATGTGAGTTATCGATTTTATGAAAATAAATTGAGAGATACCAACACAACCTACTGGTGGGAAGAAGAATACGAATCCAATAATTCCTATAATCAAATTCGAATGGAGGGAGATAAGGAGTTAAACGAAAATGGCTTAGCCTTATTAAAATTTCAATTAGGCAATTATCCTTATGATAGGCAGATTACATTAGAAGCAACCGTGATTGACAAATCAAATGTATCGATCACATCTCGCAAAACTATTACGGTGGGACGCGGAAAGTTTTATATCAAAATAAATCCAAAAAATAGTTTTTATTACACAAAAGATAAAAAGGAATTTGAAATTAAAACGTTAGACTATGAAGGCAAACCAATAAGTGCGAATGTTACTCTCCAGTTTTTTCGTTATATTTGGAAACCTTGGCAAAGAGTTTATATGCATGAAGAAAAACCTGTATTTATACAAAAAATTAATACTGATGAGAAAGGTTATTATAAATTAGAGTTAAACAATGAGTTAGCCACCGCTGGAGAATTCGATATTGTAGCAACGTCTTCAGATGCTCTTCAAAATCAAATCACCGCTTCTAGAGTGATATGGCTGTATTCTGGAACAAACGATCGAATGGAATCCAAGTTCAAAAATTTGGAATTAACTTTAGATAAAACAGCAATTGACAAACCGGGAGAAATTACTGTATTACTGAAAAGTAAATTTGTGGATAATTATGTTTGTCTAACGTTAGAAGGAAGAGATATCTATGATAGAAAAGTTATTAAGAT
This sequence is a window from Leptospiraceae bacterium. Protein-coding genes within it:
- a CDS encoding AMMECR1 domain-containing protein yields the protein MGIRILVILFFLIFAECIFAEENALEEWKKFAKSKTAADVVEFIRCNATAEMNYKSCDSILPETPPFFGQLGIFITIVNKGKVRGCFGAFRHKNTQISKVIQEYIRGALRNDPRYPPLELEEIKTAYFILTIADSPVPVVEIDSIALGKYGIFLGQENGQGVVYVPGEIKSHSVLKRIIKKEKVQDVSVFKAILIR
- a CDS encoding response regulator encodes the protein MSINTDFPTTAYRKTYKIFVITVIALICLTQAITQYFIYIQKYDAKRINIAGRQRMLSQNITKTVLKIYIEKDNLNSNDFDQLKQLRDLFSESHNAVRYGNEELQIKANSSELAATLFGEIESHFLFILETTDNLIVQKKVTESQVKSLFIHESEFLKRMDEIVTVFSEESVSRISRLQLLESILAFFAVMVILVEIGILYRPLIKKLAMDNLELSIQKKRVEDFSFLLSHKVRKHIANLLGLMNTINPNNLLEIKEYFQYVRQSVMELDSASHEFSGLSSKAESVVPLQTVDSTQKYETFEKLRTIMLLDDDKITNILTKKILLKYNPEVKVEVFTEPLKSIEYLERMKADNLKYPVIFLDINMPVMNGWQFLEQMQILNLNPTVYILTSSIDQSDISKARTFKNVKAFLTKPLTYDKMPTFV
- a CDS encoding carboxypeptidase regulatory-like domain-containing protein is translated as MYKSKNVKDNYGWINRLTQYIEQIHLGNKIHYFNSNKLFDINKKYLKYIYSIILLQIFLANSIIPQEKKSVEESFASKNTYEGFVLEAKTKRGIENATVEIKNQNLGVGYYSVQTDKKGFFQIKDFIPEINYKLSVQASGYVNFTSDGPISNSKDKAKYFLQKEGVLNGVVKDSRGKNLEAVEVKIKSDNYSSINKTITTTTNSKGYYKFEKLPEGPYSVSFEKSGRISETARIKKIKSGEKFHLPMRLFKTASLSGSVMIDELNVPAIGINAILSSQRVTHSAVSFSNGEFRIEDIKPGKYTLKISHRGFHEITKEDIIITEGRELGKENFIVKPKQPGITVSTNKYVFSPADKIQFDLRTFRIEKVNIKVYQIPENLQAEMLLVQDSSKVDVKEKKFKLVTEWEETMRNFQLYDWNYMQLDLKEKLSTATYMIEVTGEDNKYNSKKFFTVTSTGIVVKRSIDSVFVYASDLITNLPIAGAKFYFYEDVPVVTKDIKKGTSETESAEEEDYSNENYSDKPAKISNYNYKLLQESNADEFGVFHLKTNNPNNILVVAVGKDGSNAFSETGKPNFYASEKNKFFIYTERPVYRAGDTVFFKIIGKKSEGKFLPDTKVKIKYEILNPEGESLETKEAELDEWGTYSGEFNSKNQDALGEYGISVTKGESEVGVSGSAHFYIEQYRKPEYKIEITPSENAYVNGETAEFKVEAKYFFGAPLANANVSYRFYENKLRDTNTTYWWEEEYESNNSYNQIRMEGDKELNENGLALLKFQLGNYPYDRQITLEATVIDKSNVSITSRKTITVGRGKFYIKINPKNSFYYTKDKKEFEIKTLDYEGKPISANVTLQFFRYIWKPWQRVYMHEEKPVFIQKINTDEKGYYKLELNNELATAGEFDIVATSSDALQNQITASRVIWLYSGTNDRMESKFKNLELTLDKTAIDKPGEITVLLKSKFVDNYVCLTLEGRDIYDRKVIKMEGNLQAVKLNIKPEYAPNLFVTATMQKNRALYTTSQGLEFPHVDTKVVIKVKADKEKYLPRETVQVEINATTEDGKPVEGDFSLGVVDEAIYQIRADHTSLMNPFFYSKISNWVSTNYSYPITLLAGTTKDGRDTLIRENFKDTAFWKSDIRTKKDGKALLNFEVPDNLTEWRLTLRGHDKEGRVGETTSSVLVTQDLVTRIAKPRFLTESDQLSVIGIVNNNSKDGMLEIKTEMLVNEKEVKPEEKEKISLPPFGAAKQHYPIVVPNDDSIKLQFKASANDKAKDAIVHKLPIHKNGIAFKIGDIGDLGENSTVKLDPSKKDKNISSHAEELEISLNPSPIEKICAANQFLAEYPYGCVEQTLNKFLPAVEIWYLDSKKFPSIPVDSKLPEKVKEGVKRLEEMQNDDGSWGWWSGDRGNEYLTGYVMAGLHNPYPRNVIFDTEVNEKISFSFEPTETINKGKVAIQRMLSNPQNMEDDARAYLLYAASIYGLWSPSSFEKLIKKDSLSPYAGAFLIRALVHLEPKAFSKDGEKQVSELKKQIPSLLNKLKSMQKKDKKGIYFENTEGSYYSWQGGNTEVTAHVLSTLLDVEDNTSLPASLMSSIQKRSSGGLWSSTKETATVISAITKYIQKKGGEFSSNGKVDFALNGKPLTSIEYDTSKTSRDLKKYVPLKEKKDIFVISATGTKSSDISFDLALKGTLKFKDKDLLSQDTQTSIQSLKNGLSLKRSFHSVKRVRDLNNLEYLVPHTLLGGKLQVGEELLVKLQFKAEKDYEYLLLEDFLPSGFEVTKSDAYEGIKYYTHSERRDEKMAFFFSKIKKGKVYEIAYMIRAELPGSFNVKPSRMECMYAPEIQGFSLPEKLTVEK
- a CDS encoding VanW family protein — protein: MKFVYIFLFFIGLQSLFSSEEILIKSFSTSVEKQSGDVKRNLALAVEKLNGVILEPNSVFSFSEVVGEASVQNGFVSGRVYYWNEAIYEPGGGLCQVSSTLFNLLLLSGFTIKERHKHSQPVTYVPMGLDATIYYGKKNLRMFNPHSQKFRLKAELTDNTLNFSLYGDSPMIDRFELDIEEEEHELPILKKEKSYRNAFSIFVYRKKYRGENLLETSLLYKDFIPAVYFK
- a CDS encoding STAS domain-containing protein; protein product: MQDYDDLKLVSTEIGDTNLIQMTGNIDLYTTPELKAEFDALNKAGRNKILLDLLNVRFIDSSGLGILVTQALFLQKKNRVLKFINVNSTINHVFALGGFTRSFKRFPDKESALSGKWEFES